CGCTGCGCTTCGACCTCGCCACGCCGGTCGGCGGCGGCGATGGCGACGACGGCGGGGTGCAGGTCTATATCGGTCTGGGGCAGGCATTCTGATGCGCGATCTGGCTTACCGTCTCTTCCTCGCCCTTTGCCTCGCGCTGGCCGCGCCTCTGGTCGCCGTGGCGCAGGACAGCGCCGCCGAGATCTCGCAGCAGGTCGAGGACGACAAGGGCTTCATCACCCGCTTCCTGCAGGAAAAGCTGTCCGGCGCCGGCCGCGACGTGCAGATCGACGGCTTCCGCGGCGCGCTGTCGTCCCGCGCGACCTTCGACCGCATGACCATCGCCGACGATGACGGCGTCTGGATCACCCTGGAAAACGGCGCCATGAGCTGGAGCCGCTCGGCGCTGCTGTCGCGCCGCATCCAGATCGACGAGCTGTCGGCCGAACGCATCATCCTGCCCCGCCTGCCCGGCGGCGGCGACAGCGCGCCCAAGGCCGAGGCGCGGGAATTCTCGCTGCCGCAACTGCCGGTCAGCGTGAACATCGACAAGATCCAGGTCGGCCGGGTCGAACTGGGCCAGCCGATCATCGGGCAAGAGGCGGTGATCGCCATCGACGGCGCCATGAACCTGGAAAACGGCGAGGGCCAGACCAAGCTGACCATCGACCGCGTCGACGGCCCGCGCGGCCAGTTCCTGCTGGACGCGGGCTTTTCCAACGAAACCCGGGTGCTGGCGCTGGACCTGCGGCTGGACGAGGACAGGAACGGCCTTTTCACCAATATCGTCAAGATGAACGGCCGCCCGGCCGTGCAGGCGCAGATCTCGGGCACCGGGCCGCTGTCGGATTACACCGCGAAGATCGCGCTGATGACCGACGGAGAGCCGCGGGTGCAGGGCACCGTCGCGGTGCGTTCCGAACAGCGCGACGGCGCCGCCGGCACGGCCTTCCTGGCGCAGCTCGACGGCGACATCGCCTCGCTGACCGCGCCGCAGAACCAGCAGTTCTTCGCGGGCACCTCGCAGATCCGCGCCGAGGGCTGGCGCGGCGCCGACGGCCGGCTCTTGGTGCCGGAACTCAAGGTCACCACCGGGGCGCTGGACCTGGCGGGCTCGGTCGCGACCACCGCCCAGGGGGCGCCGGAAAGCGCGCATCTGACGCTGCTTCTGGGCCAGGACGCTGGCGCCACGCAGCTGCCGGTCGCGGTGCCCTTCGGCGACAAGCCGATGACGGTGACCTCGGGCAACCTGCGGCTGGACTATGACGCGGCGCAGGGCGCGGGCTGGGTCTTGAAAGGCCGCGTCGGCGACATGACCCGGCCCGACCTCACGCTGTCCGAGCTGCGGCTCGACGGCCGCGGCCGGGTGGTGCTGACCGACGCCCAGGCGCTGTCCGAGGTGCGCGGCTGGGTCGCCTTCGGCATGGACGCGGTGAAGCCCACCGACCCCGGCCTGGCCGAGGCGCTGGGCGACACGCTGAACGGCGGCCTGAACTTCGCCTTCACCCCCGGCAATGCGCTGAAATTCTGGGGCATGAACATCAACGGCAGGGGCTATGGCTTCAAGGGCGAGGCCGAGGTCTCGGGCCTGAAAAGCGGCCTTGCCATCGCCGGCGACATCACCGCCACGCATGACGACCTGTCACATTTCTCGCGCTTGGCCGGGCGCGCCCTGGGCGGACGGGCCGAGGCGGCGATCAGGGGCCGCTATGTCCTGCTGGGCAAGGCCTTCGACCTGGACACCCAGGTCAAGGGCCATGACATCCGCATCGGCCAGGACCAGGCCGACCGCATGCTGGCCGGCGAATCGGCGATCAACCTGTCGGCCAAACGCGACGGCACCGGCATCCAGCTGCGCAACCTGACCGTCAACGCCCGGAACCTGACGGCCGAGGCGCAGGGCTACCTGAACAGCAATGCCAGCGACGTGACGGCGACGATTTCGATGCCCGACCTGTCCGTCGCCGACCCGCGCTATGCGGGCGCGGTGCAGACCCGGGCGCATCTGACCGGCCCGCAGGGCGGCCGCAAGCTGGCGCTCGAGGGCAAGGCGCAGGACCTGGCCCTGGGCCGGCCCGAGATCGACGGCGCCTTCAAGGGCGAGACCGACCTGGTGATCGAACTGCTGGAAAGCGACGGCGCCTATCAGTTGCAGCAATTCAGCCTGCAAAACCCGCAGCTCGACGCCCAGGGCAAGGGCAGCTTCTCGATGCAGACGCTGGACGGCGAGCTTTCCGTCGCCATGCCCGACCTTTCGGTGCTGGGCCGCGGCTTCTCGGGCGGGGTCACGCTGCAAGGCACCGCCTCGAAACAGGGCAATGCCCGCCGGCTGGAATTGACCGGGCGCGGCACCGACCTGCGCTTCGGCCAGCAGGACGTGGACGGGGCGCTGACCGGCGTCACCGACCTGAAGCTCTCCGCGCGCGAGCAGGGCGGCGAATTCACCATCGACAGCTTCAACCTGCAGAACCAGCAGATGCAGGCCACGGCGCAGGGCACCATCGGCCAGGCGACCGACATGACCGGCGCGGTCAGCATCAAGTCGCTGGCCAGCTTCGGCCGCGGCTGGCGCGGCTCGCTGCAGGCGCAGGGCAGTTTCAGGGACGCGGGCGACGGCGCGCGGCGGCTGGACGTGACCGGCACCGGCACCGACCTGTCCTTTGGCCAGGCCCAGGTCGATGGCGCGTTGGCCGGCCAGACCCGGCTCGCCGTGCAGGGGACCGAGCGCGGCGGCGTCTTCACCATCGACACCGCGACGGTCGAGAACCCGCGCCTGAACGTGGACGCCGCCGGCAAGCTCGGCAAGGGCGCCACCGACCTGACCGCCAACCTGCGCGCCGACGACCTGCGCTTCCTCGGCCGCGGCTTCCGCGGCGCGGTGCAGGCCCAGGGCCGGGTGCAGGACCAGCCGGATGGCACCCGCGCCATCACCGCCACCGGCGATGCCAGCAACCTTGCCGTCGGCAATGCCCAGGCCGATGCCGTGCTGGCCGGCCAGACCCGGATCGAGCTGGCCGCGACCCAGCGCGCCGACGGCAGCCTGACCGTCAGCCGGCTGCGGGCGCAGAACCCGCAGCTCTCGGTCACCGGCGACGGCAGCCCGTCCGAGGGGCTGAACCTCGACGCCCGGCTCGCCGACCTTGGCCTGCTGGTGCAGGGCTTCCCGGGGCCGGCGACGGTCACGGGTACCATCCGCAACACCGGTCCGACCTACGACGTGAATCTGACCGCGACCGGGCCGGGCGATACCCAGGCCCGCGTCACTGGCACCGCCGCGACCAGCCTGGCGACCGCCGACATCCGCATCGAGGGCACCAGCAATGCCGCCGCCGCCAACCCCTTCCTGCGCACCCGCTCGGTCGAGGGGCCGCTGAGCTTCGACCTGCGGCTGAACGGCAAGCCGGCGCTGGAATCGCTTTCGGGCCGGGTGGCGCTGACGGGCGGCCGGCTGGCCGAGCCGCGCTTCGGCCTGGCCGTGGGCAGCCTGAACGCCAATGCCGATTTCAACGCCGGCCGTATCGACGTGGACGTGCGCGGCGCGGTCGAAGCCGGGGGCAGCATCACCGTCACCGGCCCGGTCAACCTGACCGGCAGCCGGCAGATGGACCTGGACGTGCGGCTGGCCAATGTCGTGCTGCGCGACCCGAACCTCTATGAAACCCGGGTCAATGGCGCGATCAGCGTCGCCGGCACGGTGGGGCAGGGGCCGCTGGTCTCGGGCCGCATCGACGTCGGCCATACGGAACTGCGCATCCCCTCGACGGGCCTGGGCGGCGCGCGGGCGATCCCCGACATCATCCACCGCTCGGAACGGCCGCCGCAGCGCCAGACCCGGGCCAAGGCCGGGCTGCTGGAATTCCCCAGCCCCGACGCGACCGCCGCCGGCATGACCTCGCCGCCGGCGATCCCGCCGGCCAATCCGGCGCGCTTCGACCTGCTGATCTCGGCCCCCGACCAGGTCTTCGTGCGCGGCCGCGGCGTCGATGCCGAACTGGGCGGCGAGATCCGCCTGACCGGCAACGCCCGCCAGCCGATCCCCATCGGCAAGCTGGAGCTGATCCGCGGCCGCGTCGACCTGCTCGGCAAGCGTTTCGACATGACCGAGGGCATCATCGAGTTGCAGGGCAGCCTGATCCCGGTGATCCGCCTGGTGGCCGAGACGCAGCAGGACGACATCACCACCCGCATCATCATCGACGGCGAGGCCTATGACCCCGAGATCACCTTCGAATCCTCGCCCGAGATGCCGCAGGAAGAGGTGCTGTCGCAGCTGCTGTTCGGGCGCGGGCTCGACAATATCAGCGCCTTGCAGGCGGCGCAGCTCGCCAGCGCCGTGGCGACCCTGGCCGGCAAGGGCGGCGAGGGCATCATCGGCCGGCTGCGCGCCTCGACCGGGCTCGACGACCTCGACCTCGCCACCGACGACGAGGGCAATGTCTCGGTCCGTGCCGGCAAGTATCTGTCGGAAAACCTCTATACCGACGTGCAGGTCGGCGGCGACGGCAAGACGGAGCTGAACCTGAACCTCGACATCAACAAGGCGCTGACCGCGCGCGGCTCGGTGGACAGCGAGGGCGAAAGCGCGATCGGCCTGTTCTACGAACGCGACTACTGACGCGCGCTCCGCGCCCGTTCGGCCAGAGAAGGCCCCGCCCGCGAAATCCGCAGGCGGGGCCTTGATCTTGGCGGCGGTTTTCATTAGTTAGCTAACTAATGAAAACGACTCACCCCGGGGGCCGGATCCTGCCATGCCCGAAACCATGATCTTCGACACGCTCACCGCGCTGACCCGCAGCATCCGCGCCGCCTTCGACATGCGGGTCGAGCGTTACGGCCTGACCTTCGCCCGCGCCCGCCTGCTGACCGCCATCGGCCGCGACGAGGGCGCAAGCCAGGCCAAGCTCGCCGCCACGCTGGGCATCGAGACGCCGACGCTGAAGCGGCTCTTGGACGCGCTGGAACAGCAGGGCCTGGCCGAGCGGCGCGCCTTGCCGGGCGACGCGCGCAAGCATGCCGTCCACCTGACCGAGGCCGCCCGCATCGAGCCCCTGCTCGGCTTCCGCGCCGAGGTCGATGCCGCGCTCTCCGAGGGCATCCCCGAGGACGATCTCGCCGCCACGCGCCGCACGCTGGCCCGCATGGCCGAGAACGCCGAAAAGCTGCGCCAGTCATGAGCGACGCCGCCACCCCGGCCGCTGCCCCGGGCACTCCGGCCACCACCGCCTCTGCCACGCCGGCCGCCCCGCCGCCCTTCGTGCCGAAATCCCTGCCCATGACGCTGGGCTATATCGGCGCCTCGCTGACCATCGGCATGACCCAGGGGCTGGCGCCGGGCTTCGTCAGCAGCAACATCCCGCAGATCGCCGGCGATCTCGGCGCCACCCAGACCCAGGCCGCCTGGCTCATGGCGGCCTTCCTGATCCCGCGCGCCTCGCTGCCCTTGATGCTCATCAAGATCCGCACGCAATTCGGCCTGCGCCGCTTTGCCGAGGTGGCCATCGTGCTCTACCTGCTGGTCTCGCTGGCGGCGCTGGCGATCTCGGACCTGCGCTCGGCCATCGTGGTGCAGTTCTTCGCCGGCGCCGCCGCCGCGCCGCTGTCCACGCTCGCCTTCATGTATATGCTGGAACCGCTGCCCCCGGCCTGGAAGATGCGGCTCGGCCTGCCCATGGTCATGGCCATGCTCTCGGCCGGGCCGTCGCTCGCCCGCGTGATCTCGCCCAGCCTGATGGGAGACCTGGGCTGGGGTCCCCTGCACCTGATGTCGCTGGGGCTGGCGGCGGTGTCGCTGGCGGTGGTCTATGCGCTGCCGCTGGGCTCGCTGCCGCGCGTCAAGGTGATCGCGGCCATGGACCTGGTCAGCTGGGTGCTGATCTCCATCGGCTTCGGCAGCCTGACCGCGGCCTTCACCATGGGCGCCACCTTCTGGTGGACCGACACGCCCTGGATCGGCTGGGTGCTGGCCCTGGCCGCCGTCACCCTGACCGGCGTCGTGGTGATCGAGCTGCACCGCAAGACGCCGCTTCTCGACATCCGCTGGCTCGCCAGCCCGGCCATGGTGCACCTGACCGTCACCCTGCTGATCTTTCGCCTGGTGCTGTCCGAGCAAAGCTCGGGCGCGCCGCGCATGTTCCAGATCCTCGGCGTGACCCAGGGCCAGCTGGCGCCGCTGTTCGCCATGATCACCGCCGCCACCGTGCTGGGCGGCCTGGCGCTGATCCCGGTGATCAAGCCCGAGCGCGTGCCGGTGCTGCACCTGATCGCGCTGGCGCTGTTCTGCACCGGCGCCTTCATGGACAGCCATTCGACCATCGACACGAGGCCGGCGCAGATGATGCTGAGCCAGGCGCTGATCGCCTTTTCCGGCAGCTTCTACCTGGCGCCGGCGATGATGCAGGGGCTGGTCGTGGCGCTGGCCAAGGGGCCGAACTACCTGCTTTCCTTCGTGGTGATCTTCATCTCGACCCAGTCGCTGGGCGGGGCCATGGGCTCGGGCCTGTTCACGACCTTCATCAACCACCGCCAGGCCCTGCACCTGCAGGTCCTGCGCGAAGAGCTGACGGCGGCCGATCCCCAGACCACCGCCGCCATTGCACAGAACATGGCGGCGCTGGCGGCGCAGATCCCCGACGCGGCCGCGCGCAAGGCGCAGGCGGTGGCGCTGATCGCCCAGGACGCCAGCAACCAGGCCTATGTCATGGCCTATAACGACGCCTATTTCCTGACCTTCCTGGTGGCGGCCATGGCGCTTTCGGCGCTGCTGCTGCACATCTTCCGCGACTGGCTGGTCGCGCGCCGCCAGCCCGCGCCTCAGCCCGCCGTCCCGCCCGCCAACCCCGAGCCCGCGAAATGACCAAGAACCACCTGATCCCCACGCTGATCGCCCTCGTCGCCGGCCTCGCCGGCCTTCTGATCGTGCTCTACGCCTGGCACCTGCCGCCGTTCCAGTCCGCGCATCCGCAGACCGAGAACGCCTATATCCGCGGCAAGATCACCACCGTCGCGCCGCAGCTCTCGGGCTATGTCGCCGCGGTCGAGGTGCAGGACTTCCAGACCGTGCGCCAGGGCCAGGTCGTCGCCCGCATCGACGACCGGCAATACCGCCAGAAGCTGGCGCAGGCCCAGGCCGCGCTGGAGGGCGCCGAGGCGGCGCTGAAGATCCAGCAGCAATCGGTGCATTCCGCCCAGGCCAGCCTGCAATCGGCCGAGGCCGCGCTTTCCGCCGCCGAGGCCGCCCGCGACACCGC
This portion of the Paracoccus sp. N5 genome encodes:
- a CDS encoding translocation/assembly module TamB domain-containing protein translates to MRDLAYRLFLALCLALAAPLVAVAQDSAAEISQQVEDDKGFITRFLQEKLSGAGRDVQIDGFRGALSSRATFDRMTIADDDGVWITLENGAMSWSRSALLSRRIQIDELSAERIILPRLPGGGDSAPKAEAREFSLPQLPVSVNIDKIQVGRVELGQPIIGQEAVIAIDGAMNLENGEGQTKLTIDRVDGPRGQFLLDAGFSNETRVLALDLRLDEDRNGLFTNIVKMNGRPAVQAQISGTGPLSDYTAKIALMTDGEPRVQGTVAVRSEQRDGAAGTAFLAQLDGDIASLTAPQNQQFFAGTSQIRAEGWRGADGRLLVPELKVTTGALDLAGSVATTAQGAPESAHLTLLLGQDAGATQLPVAVPFGDKPMTVTSGNLRLDYDAAQGAGWVLKGRVGDMTRPDLTLSELRLDGRGRVVLTDAQALSEVRGWVAFGMDAVKPTDPGLAEALGDTLNGGLNFAFTPGNALKFWGMNINGRGYGFKGEAEVSGLKSGLAIAGDITATHDDLSHFSRLAGRALGGRAEAAIRGRYVLLGKAFDLDTQVKGHDIRIGQDQADRMLAGESAINLSAKRDGTGIQLRNLTVNARNLTAEAQGYLNSNASDVTATISMPDLSVADPRYAGAVQTRAHLTGPQGGRKLALEGKAQDLALGRPEIDGAFKGETDLVIELLESDGAYQLQQFSLQNPQLDAQGKGSFSMQTLDGELSVAMPDLSVLGRGFSGGVTLQGTASKQGNARRLELTGRGTDLRFGQQDVDGALTGVTDLKLSAREQGGEFTIDSFNLQNQQMQATAQGTIGQATDMTGAVSIKSLASFGRGWRGSLQAQGSFRDAGDGARRLDVTGTGTDLSFGQAQVDGALAGQTRLAVQGTERGGVFTIDTATVENPRLNVDAAGKLGKGATDLTANLRADDLRFLGRGFRGAVQAQGRVQDQPDGTRAITATGDASNLAVGNAQADAVLAGQTRIELAATQRADGSLTVSRLRAQNPQLSVTGDGSPSEGLNLDARLADLGLLVQGFPGPATVTGTIRNTGPTYDVNLTATGPGDTQARVTGTAATSLATADIRIEGTSNAAAANPFLRTRSVEGPLSFDLRLNGKPALESLSGRVALTGGRLAEPRFGLAVGSLNANADFNAGRIDVDVRGAVEAGGSITVTGPVNLTGSRQMDLDVRLANVVLRDPNLYETRVNGAISVAGTVGQGPLVSGRIDVGHTELRIPSTGLGGARAIPDIIHRSERPPQRQTRAKAGLLEFPSPDATAAGMTSPPAIPPANPARFDLLISAPDQVFVRGRGVDAELGGEIRLTGNARQPIPIGKLELIRGRVDLLGKRFDMTEGIIELQGSLIPVIRLVAETQQDDITTRIIIDGEAYDPEITFESSPEMPQEEVLSQLLFGRGLDNISALQAAQLASAVATLAGKGGEGIIGRLRASTGLDDLDLATDDEGNVSVRAGKYLSENLYTDVQVGGDGKTELNLNLDINKALTARGSVDSEGESAIGLFYERDY
- a CDS encoding MarR family transcriptional regulator produces the protein MPETMIFDTLTALTRSIRAAFDMRVERYGLTFARARLLTAIGRDEGASQAKLAATLGIETPTLKRLLDALEQQGLAERRALPGDARKHAVHLTEAARIEPLLGFRAEVDAALSEGIPEDDLAATRRTLARMAENAEKLRQS
- a CDS encoding MFS transporter — translated: MSDAATPAAAPGTPATTASATPAAPPPFVPKSLPMTLGYIGASLTIGMTQGLAPGFVSSNIPQIAGDLGATQTQAAWLMAAFLIPRASLPLMLIKIRTQFGLRRFAEVAIVLYLLVSLAALAISDLRSAIVVQFFAGAAAAPLSTLAFMYMLEPLPPAWKMRLGLPMVMAMLSAGPSLARVISPSLMGDLGWGPLHLMSLGLAAVSLAVVYALPLGSLPRVKVIAAMDLVSWVLISIGFGSLTAAFTMGATFWWTDTPWIGWVLALAAVTLTGVVVIELHRKTPLLDIRWLASPAMVHLTVTLLIFRLVLSEQSSGAPRMFQILGVTQGQLAPLFAMITAATVLGGLALIPVIKPERVPVLHLIALALFCTGAFMDSHSTIDTRPAQMMLSQALIAFSGSFYLAPAMMQGLVVALAKGPNYLLSFVVIFISTQSLGGAMGSGLFTTFINHRQALHLQVLREELTAADPQTTAAIAQNMAALAAQIPDAAARKAQAVALIAQDASNQAYVMAYNDAYFLTFLVAAMALSALLLHIFRDWLVARRQPAPQPAVPPANPEPAK